One part of the Vibrio hyugaensis genome encodes these proteins:
- a CDS encoding IS4 family transposase produces MTHSDAKLWAQEQFGQAQLKDPRRTQRLISLATSIANQPGVSVAKLPFSPADMEGAYRFIRNENIDAKDIAEAGFQSTVSRANEHEELLALEDTTTLSFPHRSIKDELGHTNQGDRIRALHVHSTLLFAPQSQTIVGLIEQQRWSRDITKRGQKHQHATRPYKEKESYKWEQASRRVVERLGDKMLDVISVCDREADLFEYLTYKRQHQQRFVVRSMQSRCLEAHHQKLYDYAQALPSVETKELTIPQKGGRKARDVKLDVKYGQVTLKAPANKKEHAGIPVYYVGCLEQGTSKDKLAWHLLTSEPINNVEDAMRIIGYYERRWLIEDFHKVWKSEGTDVESLRLQSKDNLERLSVIYAFVATRLLALRFIKEVDELTKESCEKVLGKKAWKLLWLKLESKTLPKEVPDMSWAYKNLAKLGGWKDTKRTGRASIKVLWEGWFKLQTILEGYELAMSLDH; encoded by the coding sequence ATGACACACTCAGACGCTAAACTTTGGGCACAAGAACAATTTGGACAAGCACAACTTAAAGACCCTCGAAGAACACAACGCCTCATCAGTTTAGCGACTTCCATTGCTAATCAACCAGGAGTCTCCGTGGCTAAACTTCCTTTTTCTCCCGCCGATATGGAAGGTGCATATCGCTTTATCCGCAATGAAAACATCGATGCAAAAGACATCGCAGAAGCAGGCTTTCAATCAACTGTATCCCGAGCTAACGAGCATGAGGAATTACTCGCGCTTGAAGATACAACAACGCTCAGTTTTCCGCATCGAAGTATAAAAGATGAACTCGGGCACACGAATCAAGGCGATAGAATTCGAGCTCTCCACGTACATTCGACGTTACTTTTTGCACCACAAAGTCAGACCATTGTTGGCCTGATAGAGCAGCAACGATGGAGCCGAGATATTACTAAGCGTGGGCAAAAGCACCAACACGCGACTCGTCCTTATAAGGAGAAAGAGAGTTACAAATGGGAGCAAGCTTCTCGCCGTGTCGTTGAACGCCTAGGGGATAAAATGTTAGATGTTATCTCGGTCTGTGACCGAGAAGCTGACCTATTCGAATACTTGACTTATAAACGTCAACATCAGCAGCGCTTTGTCGTTCGCTCAATGCAAAGTCGCTGCCTAGAAGCTCATCATCAAAAGCTTTACGACTATGCGCAAGCGTTACCAAGCGTCGAGACAAAAGAGCTTACCATCCCCCAAAAAGGAGGGAGAAAAGCGAGAGATGTAAAGCTTGATGTTAAATATGGTCAGGTGACATTAAAGGCTCCGGCAAACAAAAAAGAGCACGCAGGCATACCTGTTTATTATGTTGGTTGCCTTGAGCAAGGGACATCAAAAGACAAGTTAGCATGGCACCTCTTGACGTCGGAGCCAATAAACAACGTTGAAGACGCTATGAGAATTATCGGTTATTACGAGCGCCGATGGCTGATTGAAGATTTCCATAAAGTCTGGAAAAGTGAAGGGACAGATGTGGAGTCACTCAGGCTACAAAGTAAAGATAACTTAGAGAGATTAAGTGTCATCTATGCCTTTGTTGCTACGCGTTTATTGGCGTTACGCTTCATTAAAGAAGTTGATGAGCTAACGAAAGAAAGTTGTGAAAAGGTATTGGGCAAAAAAGCTTGGAAGCTACTGTGGTTGAAACTAGAAAGTAAGACATTACCTAAAGAAGTGCCCGATATGAGCTGGGCGTACAAAAATCTCGCTAAATTAGGCGGTTGGAAAGATACCAAGAGGACGGGTAGAGCTTCAATAAAGGTGCTTTGGGAAGGATGGTTTAAACTACAAACCATCCTTGAAGGCTACGAACTCGCAATGTCTCTTGATCACTAG
- a CDS encoding adenylate kinase, with the protein MKRINVVGSSASGKSTFSKQLAMKLGVTYIEMDRLFWLPDWKELDDETFFDKVVDVTQQEAWVLDGNYSRTQPYKWQRVDTIIWLDYSRSITTYRSITRAIKRAWTQEECWEGTGNRESFRKAFLSTDSIIWWSVKNYQKNRKRYLKLKEDLKGSPIKFIHITSPKMAQDFLGSQDFINR; encoded by the coding sequence ATGAAAAGGATCAATGTAGTAGGCAGCAGTGCAAGCGGTAAATCGACGTTTTCAAAGCAGCTCGCAATGAAATTAGGTGTCACGTACATAGAAATGGACAGGTTGTTCTGGCTTCCCGATTGGAAAGAACTCGATGATGAGACGTTCTTCGATAAAGTTGTGGACGTAACTCAACAAGAAGCTTGGGTACTCGACGGGAACTACAGCCGAACACAACCGTACAAATGGCAAAGGGTTGATACCATCATCTGGCTCGACTATTCACGTTCTATCACCACTTATCGCTCCATAACTCGTGCTATCAAAAGGGCATGGACTCAAGAAGAGTGTTGGGAAGGAACTGGCAATAGAGAAAGCTTTAGAAAAGCGTTTTTGAGTACAGACTCGATTATTTGGTGGTCGGTTAAGAACTACCAAAAGAATCGAAAGCGCTATCTAAAACTGAAAGAGGACTTAAAAGGTTCGCCTATCAAGTTCATCCACATCACTTCGCCAAAAATGGCACAAGATTTTCTTGGTTCTCAAGATTTTATAAATAGATAA
- a CDS encoding amino-acid racemase: protein MKPYDLYFLHTSPVHIPPFSELITELAPDLKVAHFADADLLERLVAGADESKVEQSVQDKVRELSEQANLVVCTCSSIGRFAESLTEQGVNVQRIDRAMGDQAVTHERVLLLAALLTTIEPSLALLETSEGNCILQLDTFVVEDAWERFLDQDNQGYYDKIKAVIEQKARDYDVIVLAQASMSGAASLADVDIPVLSSPRLGVKRAIETLRTFHANN, encoded by the coding sequence ATGAAGCCATACGACCTATATTTTCTTCATACTTCACCCGTACACATTCCACCTTTCTCCGAACTGATAACAGAGCTCGCACCTGATTTAAAAGTTGCACACTTTGCCGATGCTGACTTATTGGAACGTTTGGTTGCTGGGGCGGACGAATCTAAGGTGGAGCAATCCGTACAAGACAAAGTACGCGAGCTTTCTGAACAAGCAAACTTGGTGGTTTGTACCTGCTCCTCAATTGGTCGCTTTGCTGAATCGCTTACAGAGCAGGGTGTTAACGTTCAGCGTATAGACCGCGCAATGGGTGACCAAGCTGTAACTCATGAGCGAGTGTTGTTACTTGCGGCATTACTGACAACCATTGAACCTAGCTTAGCGTTACTTGAGACGAGTGAGGGCAATTGTATCCTTCAGTTAGATACGTTTGTGGTTGAAGATGCTTGGGAACGCTTTCTCGACCAAGATAACCAAGGCTATTACGACAAGATCAAAGCGGTAATAGAGCAAAAGGCTCGTGATTATGACGTAATTGTATTGGCACAGGCTTCGATGTCAGGTGCTGCATCATTAGCTGATGTCGACATTCCAGTATTAAGTAGCCCACGTTTAGGCGTAAAAAGGGCAATTGAAACCTTAAGGACATTCCATGCAAATAACTAG
- a CDS encoding histidine phosphatase family protein, producing the protein MDIVFIRHGVPDFTLADERQMTQLEKDYAPLCREHLPVLQEKLNHPVFNDAEIIISSPYTRALQTAEILNRHRGLPLFVEHDLREWRADKEGGYISLNERDRRWHEYRELLKAGIPMTDSRYEHVDELKARAELVLERYRQYRKVVVVSHFNVFEALQGFQEVGLFCGEFRYINF; encoded by the coding sequence ATGGATATTGTATTTATAAGGCATGGCGTGCCAGATTTTACGTTAGCGGATGAGCGGCAGATGACTCAACTTGAGAAGGACTATGCGCCGCTTTGTCGAGAGCATTTGCCCGTGCTGCAAGAAAAACTCAATCATCCAGTCTTCAATGATGCTGAAATCATCATCAGCTCTCCTTATACAAGAGCCCTTCAAACTGCAGAAATTCTCAATCGTCATCGCGGTTTGCCTTTGTTTGTTGAGCATGACTTGAGAGAGTGGCGTGCTGACAAAGAAGGAGGCTACATTTCGTTGAATGAGAGAGACCGGCGCTGGCACGAATACCGAGAGTTGTTAAAAGCGGGTATTCCAATGACCGACAGTCGCTACGAACATGTTGATGAGCTAAAAGCACGGGCTGAGTTGGTGCTGGAGCGTTATCGCCAATATCGAAAGGTTGTTGTCGTGAGCCACTTTAATGTGTTTGAAGCGCTACAAGGTTTCCAAGAGGTGGGGCTTTTTTGTGGAGAATTTCGATACATTAATTTCTGA
- a CDS encoding lipocalin family protein: MKSLKTLLLLSLATLFGCTSKPDGVEPVNNFELQPYLGKWYEIARLDHSFERGLSNVTAEYELREDGGVTVINRGYSEEDKEWTQADGKAYFVDGENTGHLKVSFFGPFYSSYIVFELGENYDYAFISGFNHDYLWLLSRTPTVDKATVERFKQVAKEKGFVLDELILVDQTK; the protein is encoded by the coding sequence ATGAAATCTCTCAAAACACTTTTACTTTTGTCTCTTGCAACGTTGTTTGGCTGTACGTCTAAACCGGACGGCGTTGAGCCAGTCAACAACTTTGAACTTCAACCATATTTAGGTAAATGGTATGAAATTGCGCGTCTTGATCACTCCTTTGAGCGCGGTTTATCGAATGTGACGGCTGAATACGAGCTTCGTGAGGATGGTGGCGTAACGGTTATCAACCGGGGTTATTCAGAAGAAGATAAAGAATGGACGCAAGCTGATGGCAAAGCGTATTTCGTTGATGGTGAAAACACAGGGCATTTAAAAGTGTCTTTCTTCGGTCCGTTTTATTCGTCTTACATCGTATTTGAGCTAGGCGAGAACTACGACTACGCGTTTATCTCTGGTTTCAATCACGACTACCTATGGCTGCTGTCACGCACACCAACCGTCGATAAAGCAACGGTCGAGCGCTTCAAACAAGTAGCTAAAGAGAAAGGCTTTGTGTTGGACGAATTAATTCTCGTAGACCAAACAAAGTAA
- a CDS encoding succinylglutamate desuccinylase/aspartoacylase family protein encodes MATQFLDDVIQGHQVIQSLDVTDLPAGEHKFWFRIATNALSQWQHLPVLVFKGEKPGKKIMITAGVHGDEYNGVLAAQKTARELIGKDIAGTVTVVPTINLTGMLNHSRDFFSADPDASPANLNRFFPGDANGNEANRFLFALWNNLLKPNAELAIDLHTQTTGAAYPLYVFADFRIEQSLEMARLINPDAILNDPGDAGVLETVWNNSAIPSITIEVGMGRYTEQELIDRTVTGIFNILARHDVVTGEVVEITPCLEGKDIISIRAELGGFVLPQVKMMDKVEQGQLVAIQYDSFGDEIQRYTAPTEGTVLSHNIESIRAPGSLVVRLIK; translated from the coding sequence ATGGCAACACAATTTCTGGATGACGTGATTCAAGGTCATCAAGTCATTCAATCTCTTGACGTAACAGACTTGCCTGCAGGCGAGCATAAGTTTTGGTTCCGTATCGCAACCAACGCCCTATCTCAGTGGCAACATTTGCCTGTGTTGGTTTTCAAAGGCGAAAAACCGGGTAAGAAAATCATGATCACAGCAGGTGTTCATGGTGACGAATACAACGGTGTTTTAGCAGCTCAAAAGACCGCTCGTGAACTGATTGGTAAAGACATCGCAGGTACTGTAACTGTCGTTCCGACTATCAACCTGACTGGTATGCTGAACCACAGCCGTGACTTCTTCTCTGCGGATCCAGATGCATCTCCTGCAAACTTAAACCGTTTCTTCCCTGGCGATGCAAACGGCAACGAAGCAAACCGCTTCCTATTTGCTTTGTGGAATAACCTTCTTAAGCCAAACGCAGAACTGGCGATTGATTTGCACACCCAGACCACTGGTGCTGCGTACCCGCTGTACGTATTTGCTGATTTCCGTATTGAACAATCTCTGGAAATGGCTCGCCTTATTAACCCAGACGCGATTCTTAACGATCCGGGTGACGCTGGTGTACTTGAAACCGTCTGGAACAACAGCGCTATTCCGAGCATCACCATTGAAGTAGGCATGGGGCGATACACAGAACAAGAACTGATTGACCGTACCGTGACTGGCATCTTTAATATTCTCGCTCGTCATGACGTAGTGACTGGTGAAGTTGTAGAGATCACACCTTGCTTAGAAGGCAAAGACATCATCAGCATTCGCGCTGAATTGGGTGGTTTTGTACTACCACAAGTGAAGATGATGGATAAAGTAGAACAAGGTCAATTGGTTGCGATTCAATACGACAGCTTTGGTGATGAGATTCAGCGTTACACAGCGCCAACTGAAGGTACTGTGCTGAGCCACAACATTGAATCGATCCGAGCGCCAGGTTCATTAGTTGTTCGATTAATTAAGTAA
- the yfcC gene encoding putative basic amino acid antiporter YfcC: MSHTHAQPSESAATPKSWQMPDTLILIFIVGILAAILTYLIPAGHFDSQQVSYMVDGAEKTRTVIDPSSFSYATDENGELVYNKVGLFASGGGIGLMNFPFEGLVSGSKWGSAIGVIMFMLVIGGAFGVVMRTGTIDNGILRLIDKTKGNEALFIPVLFLLFSLGGAVFGMGEEAVAFAIIIAPLMVRLGYDGITTVMVTYVATQIGFATSWMNPFSVAIAQGIAGIPVLSGMTVRMGLWAAFTAIGIAFTMIYASRIKANPELSYSRRTDKYFRKQELGDHDSRWNLGDTLVILTVIATTVWVVWGVVANAWYIPEIASQFFTMGFVVAIIGTIFRLNGMTLNCAADAFKEGAAIMLAPALLVGCAKGVLLILGGGTTDEASVLNSILNSAGGVISGLPDVAAAWLMYVFQSIFNFFVTSGSGQAALTMPLLSPLADIAGVTRQVAVLAFQLGDGFTNVIVPTSASLMATLGVCRIDWGDWAKFCWRFMLLLFTLSSIVVVAAHVMGFA; the protein is encoded by the coding sequence ATGTCTCACACACACGCTCAGCCATCGGAATCGGCGGCAACCCCTAAATCATGGCAGATGCCTGATACCCTCATTTTGATCTTCATTGTTGGTATTCTTGCTGCGATTCTTACCTACTTAATTCCTGCGGGTCATTTTGATAGCCAACAGGTGTCCTACATGGTCGACGGTGCAGAAAAAACTCGCACAGTTATCGATCCATCTTCTTTCTCTTATGCAACCGACGAAAACGGTGAATTGGTTTACAACAAGGTTGGACTGTTCGCTTCAGGTGGTGGCATTGGTCTCATGAACTTCCCATTCGAAGGCCTGGTTTCAGGCTCTAAATGGGGCAGCGCGATCGGCGTTATCATGTTCATGCTGGTTATCGGTGGTGCTTTCGGCGTGGTAATGCGCACAGGTACAATCGACAACGGTATCCTTCGCCTTATCGACAAGACCAAAGGTAATGAAGCGCTATTCATTCCAGTTCTGTTCTTGCTGTTCTCTTTGGGCGGCGCAGTATTTGGTATGGGTGAAGAAGCCGTTGCATTCGCGATTATCATCGCACCACTTATGGTTCGCCTTGGCTACGATGGTATTACTACTGTAATGGTGACCTACGTTGCGACTCAGATTGGTTTTGCAACGTCTTGGATGAACCCATTCTCGGTAGCTATCGCACAAGGCATTGCTGGCATTCCTGTTCTGTCTGGTATGACTGTACGTATGGGTCTTTGGGCTGCGTTCACCGCGATTGGTATTGCTTTCACTATGATTTACGCATCGCGTATCAAAGCAAACCCTGAGCTTTCTTACAGCCGCCGTACTGACAAATACTTCCGTAAGCAAGAGCTGGGTGACCATGACTCTCGTTGGAACCTTGGTGACACCCTAGTTATCCTTACGGTTATCGCAACCACAGTATGGGTCGTTTGGGGCGTAGTGGCTAACGCATGGTACATTCCAGAAATCGCGTCTCAATTCTTCACAATGGGCTTTGTCGTTGCGATTATCGGTACGATCTTCCGTCTGAACGGCATGACGCTAAACTGCGCGGCTGACGCATTTAAAGAAGGTGCAGCAATCATGCTTGCTCCTGCTCTATTGGTTGGTTGTGCGAAAGGTGTATTGCTTATCCTAGGTGGCGGTACTACCGATGAAGCGAGCGTACTGAACTCGATCCTGAACAGCGCTGGTGGCGTAATCAGCGGTCTTCCTGACGTTGCTGCGGCTTGGTTGATGTATGTTTTCCAATCTATCTTCAACTTCTTCGTGACTTCAGGTTCTGGTCAAGCAGCGCTGACAATGCCTCTATTGTCTCCTCTTGCAGACATCGCTGGCGTTACACGTCAGGTAGCCGTTCTAGCATTCCAGCTTGGTGATGGTTTCACTAACGTTATCGTTCCAACTTCAGCGTCTCTAATGGCAACACTGGGTGTATGTCGTATCGACTGGGGTGACTGGGCGAAATTCTGCTGGCGCTTTATGCTATTACTCTTTACCCTATCGAGCATTGTCGTCGTCGCAGCTCACGTGATGGGTTTTGCGTAA
- a CDS encoding c-type cytochrome has product MLRYVLLTSLILSSSVVAKPFGDVDKGKLKSPSCVYCHGSNGVTTNDAYPNLAGQNAQYLYDSMKAYQNGLRLGPLAEMMAAQLRMLNDEDLRDVAAFYSEQTPHAEK; this is encoded by the coding sequence ATGCTTAGATACGTGCTTCTAACGTCTCTTATTCTCTCTTCCTCTGTTGTGGCGAAACCTTTCGGTGACGTTGATAAAGGCAAACTTAAATCTCCTAGCTGCGTTTACTGTCATGGCTCGAACGGCGTGACGACAAACGACGCTTACCCTAACCTAGCCGGTCAGAATGCTCAGTATCTGTATGATTCTATGAAAGCCTATCAAAATGGGCTTCGCTTAGGACCTTTGGCTGAGATGATGGCAGCCCAATTACGCATGCTGAATGATGAAGATTTGCGCGATGTTGCCGCGTTTTATTCAGAACAAACACCTCATGCAGAAAAGTGA
- the ltaE gene encoding low-specificity L-threonine aldolase, with the protein MDFRSDTVTQPTQAMREAMFTASVGDDVYGDDPTVNELEQFVAELAGFEAAMFTTSGTQANLLGLMAHCERGDEYLCGQQAHNYKYEAGGAAVLGSIQPQPIENNPDGTLPFDKLEAAIKPDDAHFARTRLLSLENTINGKVIPLSYLAQAREFVNKHNLQMHLDGARVFNAAVALDVPVKEIGQYFDSMTICLSKGLAAPVGSLLLGSKEYIAKARRLRKMVGGGMRQAGILAAAGKLALTEQVEQLKQDHINAKTLAEGLAELPGFSVNPEFVQTNIVFAKLDPQVDIAGIAEKMKEQGITITPGNPIRFVTHKDISAQDIDTFLSSLKSLL; encoded by the coding sequence ATGGACTTTCGATCAGATACCGTTACGCAACCCACCCAAGCAATGCGTGAAGCAATGTTTACCGCTTCTGTCGGCGATGATGTGTACGGTGATGACCCAACCGTTAACGAGTTAGAGCAATTTGTTGCTGAGCTTGCGGGCTTTGAAGCGGCCATGTTCACAACCTCTGGCACACAAGCAAACTTACTTGGCTTAATGGCGCATTGTGAGCGCGGTGACGAATACCTATGTGGTCAGCAAGCACATAACTACAAGTACGAAGCTGGCGGCGCGGCGGTACTGGGCTCTATCCAACCTCAACCGATTGAAAACAACCCAGACGGTACTTTGCCATTCGATAAGCTAGAAGCCGCTATCAAACCAGATGACGCGCACTTTGCACGCACTCGCCTACTTAGCTTAGAGAACACCATCAACGGTAAAGTGATTCCTCTTTCCTACCTTGCCCAAGCTCGTGAGTTCGTGAATAAACATAACTTGCAGATGCATCTAGATGGCGCTCGGGTATTTAACGCAGCCGTTGCGCTTGATGTTCCGGTGAAAGAGATTGGTCAGTACTTTGATTCAATGACGATCTGTTTATCTAAAGGTTTGGCTGCCCCTGTTGGTTCGCTGCTGCTTGGTAGCAAAGAGTACATCGCAAAAGCTCGTCGCTTAAGAAAAATGGTCGGTGGTGGTATGCGTCAAGCGGGTATTCTTGCTGCAGCCGGTAAACTTGCCCTTACCGAGCAAGTAGAACAGTTAAAACAAGACCACATCAATGCAAAAACCTTGGCGGAAGGCTTAGCGGAATTGCCTGGTTTCTCTGTTAATCCAGAATTTGTTCAAACCAACATCGTCTTTGCCAAGCTTGATCCACAAGTGGATATCGCTGGTATTGCAGAAAAGATGAAGGAGCAAGGCATCACGATTACGCCAGGAAACCCAATTCGCTTCGTGACGCACAAAGATATTTCGGCACAAGACATCGATACCTTCCTATCTAGCCTTAAATCTCTGCTTTAA
- a CDS encoding NUDIX hydrolase: protein MSNTIHKWKQISLVEEEVKLPTGRMITHTTIQHPGAAVILPITSDGNIVLVNQFRPSLNKWLLELPAGTREGDEDPLHCAQRELEEETGYSAEKFTSLGQVTPLAGFCDEIQYLFVAEQLNKTNRYECDDDEVIEVVTLSREELEQQIIQGIITDAKTIACLSKARLCGYI, encoded by the coding sequence ATGAGCAATACAATTCATAAATGGAAGCAGATTTCTCTGGTCGAAGAAGAAGTCAAACTACCAACTGGTCGGATGATCACACATACCACTATCCAACACCCCGGTGCTGCCGTTATCTTACCTATTACTTCAGATGGCAACATCGTTCTTGTTAATCAATTCCGTCCCTCCCTTAACAAATGGCTGCTTGAATTGCCTGCTGGTACACGTGAAGGCGATGAAGATCCTTTGCATTGTGCTCAAAGAGAGTTGGAAGAGGAAACAGGATACAGCGCCGAAAAGTTCACATCGCTTGGTCAAGTTACCCCTCTTGCTGGTTTCTGTGATGAAATCCAGTACTTGTTTGTTGCCGAACAACTGAACAAAACCAATCGATACGAGTGTGACGACGACGAAGTCATTGAAGTAGTGACATTGTCACGAGAAGAACTCGAACAACAAATTATTCAAGGCATTATCACTGATGCCAAAACTATCGCTTGCCTAAGCAAAGCTCGTCTTTGCGGTTATATTTAG
- a CDS encoding ATPase RavA domain-containing protein: MIQPSFASNAEKALLSERINKLAKALTDGVYEREHTIKLCLLAALAGESVFLLGPPGIAKSLIAKRLIQAFDNSSYFEYLMTRFSTPEEVFGPLSIQELKDNGRYVRLTQGYLPTAQVVFLDEIWKAGPAILNTLLTVVNEKTFKNGSEIERVPMRLLVSASNELPDEDSGLDALYDRMLVRVFVNRIQDKQNFKSMLTVGTSQEAQVPEGLAITDEEYHRWQLQLDKLTLTDNTFEKLYQLKSMLETKVESEFGDASLTDMYVSDRRWKKAVKLLKASAFFNGRDEINPLDLLLLQDCLWNSPESRDVVRSVIQEFALKHAFDQQEAEQEIEYCRESLVDVQHELEDKYRMTLNAEAATGLLRKETMSFDTSKAKTYKVGAAVNLVKLVILQSNMSVSESEKGDSRWVYVPKDELDRVIKEGHGDVYGYVNQNTNMCRLRFDVDAANNLVIRDIANRGVLVSLVTQQGLDVELYQKWLAESEKAVSQLSEAEHHMRKVKANFHGALPHSFVDPELPRLMESSLQQVSQRLESIQGESEKIIQRFKNLHQFFS; this comes from the coding sequence ATGATTCAACCATCTTTCGCATCTAATGCAGAAAAGGCGCTTCTTTCAGAGCGTATCAACAAGCTAGCGAAAGCGTTAACTGATGGCGTTTACGAACGCGAACACACCATCAAACTTTGTCTTCTTGCCGCTCTTGCCGGCGAAAGCGTCTTCCTTCTTGGTCCTCCAGGGATCGCAAAAAGCTTAATTGCTAAGCGTCTTATTCAAGCATTTGATAACAGTAGTTACTTTGAGTACTTAATGACTCGTTTCTCAACACCAGAGGAAGTGTTTGGTCCATTGAGCATTCAAGAGCTAAAAGACAACGGTCGTTATGTCCGTCTTACTCAAGGCTACTTACCAACGGCGCAGGTGGTTTTCCTTGATGAGATTTGGAAAGCAGGTCCTGCGATTCTGAACACGCTTTTGACTGTTGTGAACGAAAAGACGTTCAAAAACGGCAGTGAAATTGAACGTGTACCAATGCGCCTTTTGGTTTCTGCATCAAACGAACTACCAGACGAAGATAGTGGCTTAGACGCACTTTACGACCGCATGTTGGTGCGCGTGTTTGTAAACCGCATTCAGGACAAACAGAATTTCAAATCCATGCTGACAGTGGGTACGTCTCAAGAAGCTCAGGTTCCAGAGGGTTTGGCGATCACAGACGAGGAATACCACCGCTGGCAGCTACAGCTCGATAAGCTGACTCTTACCGACAATACATTCGAAAAGCTATACCAACTTAAGTCTATGTTGGAAACCAAAGTAGAGTCTGAGTTTGGCGACGCATCATTAACGGACATGTACGTGTCTGACCGCCGTTGGAAAAAAGCGGTCAAATTGCTTAAAGCGAGCGCGTTTTTCAATGGTCGTGATGAAATCAATCCACTTGATCTTCTGCTACTGCAAGATTGTTTATGGAATAGCCCTGAGTCACGCGATGTCGTTCGCAGTGTGATTCAAGAGTTCGCACTAAAACATGCCTTTGATCAGCAAGAAGCAGAGCAAGAGATCGAATACTGTCGTGAATCTTTGGTTGATGTGCAGCATGAACTTGAAGACAAGTATCGCATGACGCTAAACGCTGAAGCGGCAACGGGCCTGCTTCGCAAAGAAACCATGAGCTTCGATACATCCAAAGCGAAAACTTACAAAGTAGGCGCGGCGGTGAATCTAGTTAAGCTGGTTATTCTGCAAAGTAACATGTCGGTTTCTGAATCAGAGAAGGGTGACAGCCGCTGGGTATACGTGCCAAAAGACGAGCTTGACCGAGTGATCAAAGAAGGTCATGGCGATGTGTATGGCTACGTGAACCAAAACACCAATATGTGTCGTCTGCGGTTTGATGTCGATGCCGCCAACAACCTAGTGATCCGTGACATTGCTAACCGTGGCGTGTTGGTGAGCTTGGTTACCCAACAAGGTTTAGACGTTGAGCTTTACCAAAAATGGTTGGCAGAAAGCGAAAAAGCAGTCAGCCAATTGAGTGAAGCTGAACATCATATGCGTAAGGTTAAAGCCAACTTCCATGGCGCATTGCCTCACAGTTTCGTGGATCCAGAGTTACCACGTCTAATGGAGTCGAGTCTGCAACAGGTGAGCCAGAGACTTGAGTCTATCCAAGGTGAAAGCGAGAAGATCATTCAACGCTTCAAAAACTTACATCAGTTTTTCTCTTAA